In Sulfolobales archaeon, one DNA window encodes the following:
- a CDS encoding isochorismatase family cysteine hydrolase: protein MKPALIVIDMNKDFVYGKLGNERAKKLVPKLKELIEKARENGIPVIYVGDAHLPSDPEIRIWGEHSMKGTTGAEIVDELKPREGDYVLEKRAYSAFHETGLDMLLRSLGIDTVILTGLHTNICVRHTAADAFFKGYRIIVPRDGVDAFTEKEHIEGLEYLRKVYGAEVVDSSELMSRLIKK from the coding sequence ATAGACATGAATAAAGACTTTGTATATGGGAAGCTAGGAAATGAGAGAGCTAAAAAGCTTGTTCCAAAGCTAAAGGAATTAATTGAAAAAGCTAGAGAGAACGGCATACCCGTGATATATGTGGGAGATGCACATCTACCAAGCGACCCAGAGATAAGGATATGGGGTGAGCATTCAATGAAAGGAACTACAGGGGCTGAGATAGTCGATGAGCTCAAACCCAGAGAAGGTGACTATGTATTGGAGAAAAGGGCTTACAGCGCATTCCACGAAACAGGACTAGATATGCTTCTCAGATCCTTAGGGATCGATACAGTAATCCTCACAGGACTCCACACAAATATATGCGTGAGACACACAGCAGCTGACGCCTTCTTCAAGGGCTATAGGATTATAGTACCTAGAGATGGTGTTGATGCCTTTACTGAGAAGGAGCATATAGAGGGACTTGAATACTTAAGAAAAGTATATGGGGCCGAGGTAGTCGATTCTAGCGAGCTGATGAGCAGACTAATAAAGAAATAG